Within Massilia litorea, the genomic segment CTTCAAGGCAGTCATTTTCGATCTCGACGGCGTCATCACCGACACCGCCCATTACCACTACCTGGCCTGGAAGGCGCTGGCTGAATCGGAGGGCGTGCATTTCGATCACGCGTTCAATGAAAATTTAAAAGGCGTGGACCGCATGGGGTCCCTGAACCTGATTCTCGCGGGTTCGCCGAAGACGTACACGATGGAGGAAAAACTGGCGCTGGCCGAGCGCAAGAACAATCAGTACGTGGAACTGATCGCGACCATGAGCGCGGCGGACCTGCTGCCGGGCGCCATTGACGCCCTCGCTGCGGTGCGCGCTGCCGGCCTGAAAATCGGCCTGGCCTCGGTCAGCAAGAACGCGTTCACGGTGCTCGATCGCCTCGGCATCCGCGACCGCTTCGATTACGTGGTCGACGCCGCTCGCATCGCCAACAGCAAGCCGCATCCGGAGATTTTCCTGAATGCCGCCGCCGCACTGGGCGTGGCGCCCGGGGACTGCCTGGGCGTGGAAGACGCGGTGGCGGGAGTCGCCTCGATCAAGTCGGCGGGCATGTACGCGCTCGGCATCGGCAGTCCCGCCGTGCTGACCCAGGCCGACCGGGTGATCCCGAGCCTGAGCGAATTCCGCCTGAACGACTACTGACACGCGCATCACTATAAAAAACGGAGACAGCGTGAAAAACCAGCGCATTTTATTGGCCTTGTTCCTGATTTACTTCGTGTTCGCGATCCTGCTCAACAGCGTGGGCACGGTGATCCTGCAGGTCATCAACAACTACGACGTGAGCAAATCCGGCGCCAGCATCCTGGAGGCTTTCAAGGACCTGCCGATCGCCGCGGTGTCCTTCCTGGTCGCGTCGTTTTTGCCGCGCCTGGGCTACAAGAATGCGATGCTGGTCGCGCTGGCCATCGTCACCGCGGCCTGCGTGGCGATGCCGCTGTTGCCGAGTTTTGCGACGGCCAAGCTGCTGTTCCTGTGCGTGGGCGTGGCGTTTGCACTAGTCAAGGTGTCGGTGTATTCGACGCTGGGGCTGATCGCGACCGACCGCCGCCACCACGCCAGCATCATGAATACGCTGGAGGGCGTGTTCATGGTCGGCGTCTTGAGCGCCTACTGGGTGTTCGCCCATTTCATTGATTCGGCCAATCCGAAGTCGCAGAGCTGGCTGCAGGTGTACTGGGTGCTGGGCGGACTGTGCGCGTTCACGTTCGTCCTGCTGCTCTCCACGCGCTTCGACGAGAGCGAGGCCCAGCTGCCGGCCGGGCGCAGCCGCTGGGAAGATTTCACGGCGATGTTCAAGCTGTTTACGAAACCCCTGGTGTGCGTGTTCGTGCTCACCGCTTTCCTGTACGTGCTGATCGAGCAGAGCGTCGGCACCTGGCTGCCGACGTTTAATAACGAAATCCTGAAACTGCCGGCGGCGATGAGCGTGCAGGTGGCCAGCATCTTCGCGGCCTGCCTCGCGATCGGGCGCCTGTCGGCCGGCGTCGTGATGCGCAAGGTGCACTGGTACACGGTAATGAACGGCTGCGTGATCGGCATGGCGGCGATGGTGCTGCTGGCCCTGCCGCTGACGCGCGAACTCGCCATCGACGCGAATGTGACGTGGGCGAATGCGCCGCTGGCGACCTTCCTGTTCCCGCTGATCGGCCTGTTCATGGCGCCGATCTACCCGGGCATCAATTCGGTCATGCTCAGTTCCCTGCCGAAGAACCAGCATTCGGCCATGACCGGTTTGTTGGTGATCTTCTCGGCGTTGGGCGGCACCACGGGCTCGTTCATTACCGGCTACGTGTTCGGCAATTTCAGCGGCCACTTCGCGTTTTATCTGACGCTGGTGCCGATTACGCTGGTGTTGATTACGCTGTTCTTCTTCCGCCGCCAGGTGGAGCGTAGCGGGGAAGCCGTGGCGCAGCCGGCCTGACAGGGGTTGTGCGGCGCCACCGACCCAGGGACGCCGACCTCGTCTAGAATGGCATGATGATGCCAAATAGCAATCTTCTCAGTATTGGAATCGTCGGCGCCGGCACGGCCGGCCTGGCGAGCGCCATTGCCCTGGCCCGTCTCGGGCACGCGGTGACGGTCTTCGAGAAGCACCCATCCCTCAGTCCGCTCGGCGCGGGCCTGCTGATCCAGCCGCAAGGCGTCGCCGCCCTCGATGCGCTGGGTGTCGGCGCTGCCTTCCACGCGGCCAGCGTGCCGGTGACGCGCCTGCTCGGCACCTGCCACCGCAACTGGACCCTGGTCGACATCCCCTATGACGAACACGAAGCGCGCGGCGTGAGCCGGGCGGCGCTGGCGCAGGTGCTGCTCGAGGCCGCGCTGGCGCTGGGGGTGCGTATCCGCTATGGCTGTCCGGTCGAGACGGTCACGGTCGAGGGCGAGCGGGCGACCGTGCATGCCCCATGCGCTGCCGGCTTCGACCTGGTCGTGATGGCCGATGGCGCGGCATCCACCTTGCCGGCGCAGGTCGGGCTGTCGGTGGCCTCCACGGTCTATCAATGGGGGGCATTGTGGGCGATGTTCGATGTCGCCGACTGGGACGGGCAGGCCCTGCTCGAGCAGCGCTACGAGACCACGCGCAAGATGTTCGGCCTGATGCCGACGGCGCGCGTGGACGGCAAGTTGCGCCTGTCGATGTTCTGGAGTTTACCGTGCGCCGACTATGCCGCGTGGCAGGCGCGTCCGATCGAGGAGTGGAAGGACGAATTGCGCGCCCTCTGGCCGCAGGCGGCGCCCGTCATCGATCAGATCGAACGCCATGACCAGTTCGCGCTCGCCACCTACCGCCATGCGCGCGCCCGGCGGCTGGCGGGCGGTCCCGTCTGCGTGATCGGCGACGCCGCGCATTCGATGAGTCCCCAGCTTGGCCTGGGCAGCACGCTGGCGGTGCAGGATGCGCTGGCGCTGGCGAACGCCGTCCGCCTGCACGGTGCGGCCGCCGGCGCGGCAGCCTATTCGAAGGCGCGGCTGTGCGCCGTGCGCAACTACCAGATGCTGAGCAAGGCGTTGACGCCTTGTTTCCAGGCCGACGGCAACGGCTTGTGGCGCGACCTGATGTTCGCCGCCGGCCTGAAGCTGCCCGGCGTCCAGCGCCTGATGTACCGCAGCATCGCCGCACCGGCGCGGGCAGTCAAAAAACAAATCCCTCCGGACGCCGTGGAGGCGTTGCGGAGGGATTGAGCGCGCCGGCCGCCGGCGCGGCCCTCGCGGTTCCGATCAGATCTCGGCCAGCAGCTGGTTCCGCTTCGAGCCGTATTCGGCGTCGCTGACGAGCCCCTGGCGCTTGAGTTCCTCCAGTTGCTTCAGGCGCTCCTGCAGGGAGGGGCCGCCGCTTGCCGCACGCTGCGGTGTCCTTTCGGTAGGCGTGGCCAGGGACGCCGACCCGCAAGCGGCATTGATGTCGTTCATCAGCGCGACTTCGTCGAAAACGGTCACGCCTTTCTGGTCGCGCGTGAGGTTGGCATAGGTCCGTCCCAGGTTCAACGTGGTCATGCGCAGCCCGGCATTGGTCGGATCCGCCGTCAGCTTGGCAAGGCTGTTGTCGTAAGCTTCCTTCGCGCTCTTCCGCATCGTGGATTTACCCACGGCGGCGAGCACCATCACCACGGCTACGCCGATTAAGATTACCCAAAACATAGATTCCCCTTTGACTGTGGCAGCAGTTTCACTGCAGAACTTTGCAGGATGATACGCTTTTTTTCCTTGAGGAATCTATCGAAAATTCACAAGCGGTGCACCGGGATGCTGCGTTTCAGGATGGAGACGTGAGGACGAGGGCGCGTCCCGCGAACGGGGATGCGCCGGCTGGCGCACGAACGGCGCCAGCCGAGGATGCTGCTTACATATTGCGGCGGTACTGCCCACCCACCTCGAACAGGGCCGTGGTGATCTGGCCCAGCGAGCAGACGCGCACAGCGTCCATCAGCTTCTCGAAGACGTTTTCGTTGTCGATCGCCGCCTGCTGCAATGCGGCCAGTGCGGCCGGGGCCTCGCTGGCGTGCTGCTGATGGAAGGCTTCCAGGCGCGTCAGCTGCGACTGCTTTTCATCGTCGGTCGAACGGGCCAGTTCGATCGTGGCCGGGGCTTCCGCGCCTTTCGGGTTGCGGAAGGTGTTGACGCCGATGATGGGCAGCGAGCCGTCGTGCTTCTTGTGCTCGTACAGCATCGACTCTTCCTGGATCTTGCCGCGCTGGTAGCCGGTTTCCATCGCGCCCAGCACGCCGCCGCGCTCGGCGATGCGCTCGAATTCCTGCAGCACGGCTTCTTCGACCATGTCGGTCAGTTCGTCCATGATGAACGAGCCCTGGTTCGGGTTCTCGTTCTTGGCCAGGCCCCATTCGCGGTTGATGATCAGCTGGATCGCCAGTGCGCGCCGCACGGATTCGTCGGTCGGCGTGGTGATCGCTTCGTCATACGCATTGGTGTGCAGCGAGTTGCAGTTGTCGTAGATCGCGATCAGCGCCTGCAGCGTGGTACGGATGTCGTTGAAATCGATTTCCTGCGCGTGCAGCGAGCGGCCCGAGGTCTGGATGTGGTATTTCAGCTTCTGCGAACGGTCGTTGGCGCCGTACTTGTCGCGCATGGCGACGGCCCAGATGCGGCGTGCGACGCGGCCCAGCACCGTGTATTCCGGGTCCATGCCGTTCGAGAAGAAGAACGACAGGTTGGGCGCGAAATCGTCGATGTGCATGCCGCGCGCCAGGTAGGCTTCGACAAACGTAAAACCGTTCGACAGCGTAAACGCCAGCTGCGAGATCGGGTTCGCGCCCGCCTCGGCGATGTGGTAGCCCGAGATCGACACCGAATAAAAATTGCGGACCTGGTGATGGACGAAATACTCCTGGATGTCGCCCATGACTTTCAAGGAAAACTCGGTCGAGAAGATGCAGGTATTCTGGCCCTGGTCTTCCTTCAGGATGTCGGCCTGCACCGTGCCGCGCACGTTGGCGAGCACCCATTCCTTGATTTTTGCCGCTTCGTCGGCGGTCGGCTGGCGATGGTTGTCGGCCACGAATTTGTCGATCTGCTGGTCGATCGCGGTGTTCATGAACATCGCCAGGATGGTCGGCGCCGGGCCGTTGATCGTCATCGAGACGGACGTGCTCGGGCTGCACAAATCAAAGCCGTCGTACAGCACCTTCATGTCGTCCAGGGTGGCGATCGAGACGCCCGAGTTGCCGACTTTGCCGTAGATGTCCGGACGCAGGGCCGGGTCGGCGCCGTACAGGGTGACGGAATCGAAGGCGGTCGACAGGCGCTTCGCATCCATGCCGGTCGAGACCAGTTTAAAACGTTTATTGGTGCGGAAGGCATCGCCTTCGCCGGCGAACATGCGGGTCGGATCCTCTCCTTCGCGTTTGAAGGCGAATACGCCGGCAGTGAACGGGAAGGAGCCCGGCACGTTTTCCAGCATCAGGAAGCGCAGCACTTCGCCGTGGTCCTCGAACTTCGGCAGCGCGACCTTGCGGATGCTGGTGCCGGACAGGGTTTTCTGCACCAGGGTCGTGCGGATTTCCTTGTCGCGGATTTTGACGACGTAATCGTCGCCGGCGTAAGCGGCCTGCATGTCGGGCCACATCGCCAGCAGTTTCTTGGCGCCGGCGTCCATCGCATTGTCACGCTCGGTGATCAGGTCGTCGAGGACCACTTCGCGATTCGCCGCGGCCAGCATGCGCTTGGTTTCACTGAGTTGCTGGCGCTCGCGCGCGAGTTTCACCTGTTTCGCGGTGTTGTTGTGATAGCCGCGCACGGTGTCGGCGATCTCGGCGAGGTAGCGTGCACGGGCCGGCGGGACGATCACGTTCTTGCCGCTCGAGTGTTTCTGCGATGGGACGGCCAGTTTCGACGGCTCGATGTGCAGGCCCAGTTCCGCTAGCTTCGGCAGCAGGCCGTGGTAGAGGGCGGTGACGCCGTCGTCATTGAAACGCGAGGCTTGCGTGCCGAACACCGGCATCTGGTCCGGGCTCTGGCTCCACAGTTCGCGATTTCTCTGGTACTGCTTGGCCACGTCGCGCAGCGCGTCCTGCGCGCCCTTGCGGTCGAACTTGTTGATCGCAATGAAATCGGCGAAATCGAGCATGTCGATTTTTTCCAGCTGCGAGGCGGCGCCGAATTCCGGGGTCATCACGTACATCGAGGCGTCGACGTGCGGCACGATGGCCGCATCGCCCTGGCCGATGCCCGAAGTCTCGACGATCACGAGATCAAAACCGGCGACTTTGCAGGCCGCGATCACGTCCGGCAGTGCATGCGAAATCTCGGAGCCGGCTTCACGCGTTGCGAGCGAGCGCATGAAGACGCGGGATTGGCCGTTCCACGGATTGATCGCGTTCATGCGGATCCGGTCGCCGAGCAGGGCGCCGCCCGACTTGCGGCGCGACGGATCGATCGAAATGACCGCGATGTTCAGGCGGTCGTTCTGGTCGAGGCGGATGCGGCGAATGAGTTCGTCGGTGAGCGAGGATTTGCCCGCGCCGCCGGTGCCGGTGATGCCGAGCGCCGGGACTTTCACGAGGTCGGCCGCTTCCACGATCTGCTTGCGCAGTTCCGGGTCGACTTTGCCGTTTTCCAGCGCGGTGATCAGCTGGGCCAGCGGGCGGTGACGCTCGGCGATGTCGCCCGATTGCAGCGGGGCGAGGGCGGTCGGCGCGTACGGGGTCAGGTCGATGTCGCAGGCTTCGATCATCGAGCGGATCATGCCGACTAAACCCATGCGCTGGCCGTCTTCCGGACTGAAGATGCGGGTGACGCCATAGGCGTGCAGTTCTTCGATTTCGGACGGGACGATCACGCCGCCGCCGCCGCCGAAGACTTTAATGTGCGCGCCGCCGCGCTGGCGCAGCAGGTCGATCATGTATTTAAAATATTCGACGTGGCCGCCCTGGTAGCTGGAAATGGCGATGCCTTGCACGTCTTCGGCCAGGGCCGCGGTGACGACGTCGTCGACCGAGCGGTTGTGGCCGAGGTGGATGACTTCGACGCCGTTCGACTGCAGGATGCGGCGCATGATGTTAATCGAGGCATCGTGGCCGTCGAACAGCGACGCGGCGGTGACGAAGCGGACCTTGTTGGCGAGCTTCGGCTGCTCCGGCAGCTCGAGCTTGGCGGCGGTGGTGATGTCGTTCATGGGGTTCCTTCTGGAAGTCGGACGCGGACAGGTTCGATTTGTACGGTATATGACGTTAACGTTAACGTCAAGTTTGGGATGCAGGATGATCGACGGATGAGACCGCGTGGGCACAAGTGCCCACCCTAGGGAGGGTGGACTCCCGCGTCCACGCGGTACAACGCCAGAAATTAAGCTGCGCGCTTCTTGATGTTGCCGCTGAGCAGCTCCGCCTTGCGGGCACGGAAAGCTTCGACCGCCTTTTCCTTCACGTGACCAAAGCCGCGGATCTGTTCCGGCAGGTTCGCCAGCTCGACGGCGGTGGCATACGAGGCGCCGTTCAGGGACGGCAGCAGCATGTCGATCATCTGGCGATACTCGACAATCAGCGCGCGCTCCATCTTGCGCTCGGCGGTGTGGCCGAACACGTCGAAGGCGCCGCCGCGCAGGCCTTTCAGTTTAGCCAGCACTTTGAACGCGCCCAGCATCCAGGAGCCGAATTCCTTTTTGACCAGCTGGCCCTTGGCATCCTTCTTCGCGAACAGCGGCGGCGCCAGATTGAACTTGAATTTAAAATCGCCTTCGAACTGCGATTTCACCTGCTCGAGGAAGCGGCCGTCGGTGTACAGGCGCGCCACTTCGTATTCGTCTTTATACGCCATCAGCTTGAAGTAGTACTTCGCCACCGCCATCGACAGTTTATTCCCGAGACCCGCTGCCGTTTCGGCCGCGCGCACGCGCTCCACCAGCTCGGCATACAGGCCGGCATAGGCCGCGTCCTGGTAGCCGGTCAGGAACGCGACACGCTTCTTGATGACCGTATCGAGGCTTTGCGGCATCTGCACCAGCACGGCCTGGGCCG encodes:
- a CDS encoding MFS transporter, with product MKNQRILLALFLIYFVFAILLNSVGTVILQVINNYDVSKSGASILEAFKDLPIAAVSFLVASFLPRLGYKNAMLVALAIVTAACVAMPLLPSFATAKLLFLCVGVAFALVKVSVYSTLGLIATDRRHHASIMNTLEGVFMVGVLSAYWVFAHFIDSANPKSQSWLQVYWVLGGLCAFTFVLLLSTRFDESEAQLPAGRSRWEDFTAMFKLFTKPLVCVFVLTAFLYVLIEQSVGTWLPTFNNEILKLPAAMSVQVASIFAACLAIGRLSAGVVMRKVHWYTVMNGCVIGMAAMVLLALPLTRELAIDANVTWANAPLATFLFPLIGLFMAPIYPGINSVMLSSLPKNQHSAMTGLLVIFSALGGTTGSFITGYVFGNFSGHFAFYLTLVPITLVLITLFFFRRQVERSGEAVAQPA
- a CDS encoding FAD-dependent oxidoreductase, giving the protein MMMPNSNLLSIGIVGAGTAGLASAIALARLGHAVTVFEKHPSLSPLGAGLLIQPQGVAALDALGVGAAFHAASVPVTRLLGTCHRNWTLVDIPYDEHEARGVSRAALAQVLLEAALALGVRIRYGCPVETVTVEGERATVHAPCAAGFDLVVMADGAASTLPAQVGLSVASTVYQWGALWAMFDVADWDGQALLEQRYETTRKMFGLMPTARVDGKLRLSMFWSLPCADYAAWQARPIEEWKDELRALWPQAAPVIDQIERHDQFALATYRHARARRLAGGPVCVIGDAAHSMSPQLGLGSTLAVQDALALANAVRLHGAAAGAAAYSKARLCAVRNYQMLSKALTPCFQADGNGLWRDLMFAAGLKLPGVQRLMYRSIAAPARAVKKQIPPDAVEALRRD
- the icmF gene encoding fused isobutyryl-CoA mutase/GTPase IcmF; its protein translation is MNDITTAAKLELPEQPKLANKVRFVTAASLFDGHDASINIMRRILQSNGVEVIHLGHNRSVDDVVTAALAEDVQGIAISSYQGGHVEYFKYMIDLLRQRGGAHIKVFGGGGGVIVPSEIEELHAYGVTRIFSPEDGQRMGLVGMIRSMIEACDIDLTPYAPTALAPLQSGDIAERHRPLAQLITALENGKVDPELRKQIVEAADLVKVPALGITGTGGAGKSSLTDELIRRIRLDQNDRLNIAVISIDPSRRKSGGALLGDRIRMNAINPWNGQSRVFMRSLATREAGSEISHALPDVIAACKVAGFDLVIVETSGIGQGDAAIVPHVDASMYVMTPEFGAASQLEKIDMLDFADFIAINKFDRKGAQDALRDVAKQYQRNRELWSQSPDQMPVFGTQASRFNDDGVTALYHGLLPKLAELGLHIEPSKLAVPSQKHSSGKNVIVPPARARYLAEIADTVRGYHNNTAKQVKLARERQQLSETKRMLAAANREVVLDDLITERDNAMDAGAKKLLAMWPDMQAAYAGDDYVVKIRDKEIRTTLVQKTLSGTSIRKVALPKFEDHGEVLRFLMLENVPGSFPFTAGVFAFKREGEDPTRMFAGEGDAFRTNKRFKLVSTGMDAKRLSTAFDSVTLYGADPALRPDIYGKVGNSGVSIATLDDMKVLYDGFDLCSPSTSVSMTINGPAPTILAMFMNTAIDQQIDKFVADNHRQPTADEAAKIKEWVLANVRGTVQADILKEDQGQNTCIFSTEFSLKVMGDIQEYFVHHQVRNFYSVSISGYHIAEAGANPISQLAFTLSNGFTFVEAYLARGMHIDDFAPNLSFFFSNGMDPEYTVLGRVARRIWAVAMRDKYGANDRSQKLKYHIQTSGRSLHAQEIDFNDIRTTLQALIAIYDNCNSLHTNAYDEAITTPTDESVRRALAIQLIINREWGLAKNENPNQGSFIMDELTDMVEEAVLQEFERIAERGGVLGAMETGYQRGKIQEESMLYEHKKHDGSLPIIGVNTFRNPKGAEAPATIELARSTDDEKQSQLTRLEAFHQQHASEAPAALAALQQAAIDNENVFEKLMDAVRVCSLGQITTALFEVGGQYRRNM
- the pgmB gene encoding beta-phosphoglucomutase, encoding MSHFKAVIFDLDGVITDTAHYHYLAWKALAESEGVHFDHAFNENLKGVDRMGSLNLILAGSPKTYTMEEKLALAERKNNQYVELIATMSAADLLPGAIDALAAVRAAGLKIGLASVSKNAFTVLDRLGIRDRFDYVVDAARIANSKPHPEIFLNAAAALGVAPGDCLGVEDAVAGVASIKSAGMYALGIGSPAVLTQADRVIPSLSEFRLNDY